One window of Klebsiella quasivariicola genomic DNA carries:
- a CDS encoding YbaK/prolyl-tRNA synthetase associated domain-containing protein, which produces MLEAVEGNIHQRLCALLDQHQARYRVVAHDAVGQCEAVSAIRGTALGQGAKALVCKVKGNGVNQHVLAILAADRQADLASLARHIGGSKASLASPAEVDALTACVFGAIPPFSFHPALRLVADPLLFERFAQIAFNAGRLDRSIILDTEDYLHIARPEIATFRRLS; this is translated from the coding sequence GCTCGACCAACACCAGGCGCGCTACCGGGTGGTGGCGCACGACGCAGTCGGCCAGTGCGAAGCCGTCTCCGCGATCCGCGGCACCGCGCTTGGCCAGGGCGCAAAGGCGTTAGTCTGTAAAGTAAAAGGAAACGGCGTTAACCAGCATGTGCTGGCGATCCTCGCCGCCGATCGGCAGGCCGATCTCGCCAGCCTGGCCCGGCATATCGGCGGCAGTAAAGCCTCGCTGGCCAGTCCGGCGGAAGTGGATGCCCTCACCGCCTGCGTGTTCGGCGCCATTCCGCCGTTCAGCTTCCACCCGGCGCTGCGGCTGGTGGCCGACCCGCTGCTGTTTGAGCGCTTTGCACAAATCGCCTTTAACGCCGGACGCCTGGACCGGTCGATCATTCTCGATACCGAAGACTACTTACATATCGCCCGACCGGAGATCGCGACCTTTCGCCGTCTTAGCTAA
- a CDS encoding DUF441 domain-containing protein, which yields MLDTTLLILLGLAALGFISHNTTVAISILVLIIVRVTPLNTFFPWIEKQGLTVGIIILTIGVMAPIASGTLPPSTLIHSFMNWKSLLAIAVGVFVSWLGGRGVSLMGSQPHLVAGLLVGTVLGVALFRGVPVGPLIAAGIISLFIGKS from the coding sequence ATGCTTGATACCACCCTGTTGATCCTGCTGGGCCTGGCGGCGCTCGGCTTTATCAGCCATAACACCACCGTAGCGATCTCTATCCTCGTGCTGATTATCGTGCGCGTTACACCGCTGAATACTTTCTTTCCCTGGATTGAAAAACAGGGGCTGACCGTCGGGATCATCATTCTGACCATCGGCGTGATGGCGCCTATCGCCAGCGGCACGCTGCCGCCGTCGACGCTGATCCACTCCTTTATGAACTGGAAATCACTGCTGGCGATTGCGGTCGGGGTATTTGTCTCGTGGCTCGGCGGGCGCGGTGTCTCCCTGATGGGCTCCCAGCCGCATCTGGTGGCCGGGCTGCTGGTCGGTACGGTGCTTGGCGTCGCCCTGTTTCGCGGCGTCCCGGTCGGGCCGCTGATTGCCGCCGGGATCATCTCGCTGTTTATTGGGAAATCGTAG
- a CDS encoding AraC family transcriptional regulator: MMIGLGLDGYEPDNGHESAIAFRIQVVEAEQYIPAHSHRKGQLILALHGALTCEVENAMWMVPPQYAVWVPGQLSHSNRATPGAQVCFLFIEPGAAPMPDRCCTLKISPLVRELILTLAERGGELLAAPATARLVQVLFDELPRQPQEHLQLPVSNHPKIRQMVTMMAEDPARWQTLSQWAAVFAMSERNLARLVVRETGLSFRRWRHQLQLILALQLLIRGQTVQQTAQALGYDSTTAFITMFKKGLGQTPGRYHGSLATISQ; this comes from the coding sequence ATGATGATCGGACTGGGTCTGGATGGTTATGAACCGGACAATGGCCACGAATCGGCCATTGCCTTTCGTATTCAGGTAGTGGAGGCGGAACAGTATATTCCGGCGCATTCCCACCGTAAGGGGCAATTGATCCTGGCCCTGCACGGCGCCTTGACCTGCGAGGTGGAGAACGCGATGTGGATGGTGCCGCCGCAGTATGCGGTGTGGGTCCCGGGACAGCTTTCCCACAGTAACCGCGCCACGCCGGGCGCCCAGGTGTGCTTCCTGTTCATCGAGCCGGGCGCCGCGCCGATGCCGGACCGCTGCTGTACGTTAAAGATTTCGCCGCTGGTGCGTGAGCTGATCCTCACCCTGGCAGAGCGCGGCGGGGAGTTGCTGGCCGCCCCTGCCACGGCCCGGCTGGTGCAGGTTCTGTTTGATGAGCTGCCCCGCCAGCCGCAGGAGCACCTGCAGCTGCCGGTATCAAACCACCCGAAAATTCGCCAGATGGTGACGATGATGGCCGAGGATCCGGCGCGCTGGCAGACCCTGAGCCAGTGGGCGGCGGTGTTTGCGATGAGCGAGCGCAATCTGGCGCGCCTGGTGGTGCGCGAAACGGGGCTGAGCTTTCGCCGCTGGCGCCATCAGCTGCAGCTGATCCTCGCGCTGCAGCTGCTGATCCGCGGGCAGACGGTGCAGCAGACGGCCCAGGCGCTGGGCTACGATTCCACCACCGCCTTTATCACCATGTTTAAGAAAGGGCTCGGGCAGACGCCGGGCCGCTATCACGGCAGCCTGGCTACGATTTCCCAATAA
- a CDS encoding CynX/NimT family MFS transporter — translation MISSTGRRPALLIAGILLIATTLRVVFTGAAPLLDAIRSDYGLTTAQTGLLTTLPLLAFGLVSPLAAGVARRFGMERSLLLAMLLICAGIALRSLPSAALLFTGTAVIGCGIALGNVLLPGLIKRDFSQHVARMTGAYSLTMGGAAALGSALVVPVALAGFGWRGALLLLMVFPLLAILSWLPQSRRRAETPLTGSGAMHNRGIWRSALAWQVTLFLGINSLVYYVIIGWLPSILQSMGYSEAQAGSLHGLLQLATAAPGLAIPLILHRLRDQRGIAVLVALMCAISAAGLWLLPELAIGWTLLFGFGSGATMILGLTFIGLRASSAHQAAALSGMAQSVGYLLAACGPPLMGRIHDANGDWHIPLLAVALISLVMAVCGALAGRDREIHA, via the coding sequence GTGATCTCCTCTACCGGCCGCCGCCCCGCGCTGCTGATTGCCGGTATCTTGCTCATCGCCACCACCCTGCGCGTGGTCTTTACCGGCGCGGCGCCGCTGCTGGACGCGATTCGTAGCGACTATGGCCTGACCACCGCGCAGACCGGGCTGCTCACCACCTTGCCGCTGCTGGCCTTTGGCCTTGTCTCACCGCTGGCGGCGGGGGTTGCCCGCCGCTTCGGCATGGAACGCAGCCTGCTGCTGGCGATGCTGCTGATCTGCGCCGGCATTGCCCTGCGCTCCCTGCCCTCCGCTGCGCTGCTGTTTACCGGCACGGCGGTGATCGGCTGCGGCATTGCGCTGGGTAACGTGCTGCTGCCTGGGCTGATTAAACGGGATTTCTCGCAGCATGTCGCGCGGATGACCGGCGCCTACTCCCTGACGATGGGCGGCGCGGCGGCGCTCGGCTCGGCGCTGGTGGTTCCCGTGGCGCTGGCCGGATTCGGCTGGCGCGGGGCGCTGTTGCTGCTGATGGTCTTCCCCCTGCTGGCGATCCTCAGCTGGCTGCCACAGTCCCGGCGCCGGGCGGAGACGCCATTGACCGGCTCTGGCGCCATGCATAACCGGGGGATCTGGCGGTCGGCGCTGGCCTGGCAGGTGACGCTGTTCCTCGGCATCAACTCGCTGGTCTATTACGTGATTATCGGCTGGCTGCCGTCGATTCTGCAGAGTATGGGCTATAGCGAAGCGCAGGCCGGCTCGCTGCATGGCCTGCTGCAGCTGGCGACCGCCGCGCCCGGCCTGGCGATACCGCTGATCCTGCATCGGCTGCGCGACCAGCGCGGGATCGCGGTGCTGGTCGCCCTGATGTGCGCCATCAGCGCCGCCGGGCTGTGGCTGTTGCCTGAGCTGGCGATCGGCTGGACGCTGCTGTTCGGCTTTGGCTCCGGAGCCACCATGATCCTCGGCCTGACGTTTATCGGCCTGCGCGCCAGCTCGGCGCACCAGGCCGCGGCGCTGTCAGGGATGGCGCAGAGCGTCGGCTATCTGCTGGCCGCCTGCGGGCCACCGCTGATGGGCAGGATCCACGATGCTAATGGCGACTGGCATATTCCGCTGCTGGCGGTGGCGCTGATTTCGCTGGTGATGGCGGTCTGCGGCGCGCTCGCCGGACGTGACCGGGAAATTCACGCCTGA
- a CDS encoding CTP synthase — MKTPLRLALVGDYHPDIVAHQAIPLAIDDAAAVLEQPVKYDWLATPSIVSGEALAEYDAVWVVPGSPYRHPEGAFTAIRYARENGIPFLGTCGGFQHAVIEYARNVLGWQDAGHAETDSEGRMVIAPLSCSLVETSAVVELRANTLIARAYGRESIEEGYHCRYGVSSAFAAELEQGDLRVTGWDEEGEIRAVELVTHPFFVATLFQHERHALDGRPAPLVQAFLRAAAQ, encoded by the coding sequence ATGAAAACCCCTTTACGCCTCGCCCTCGTCGGCGATTATCACCCCGATATTGTTGCCCATCAGGCTATTCCCCTGGCGATAGACGATGCCGCCGCGGTGCTTGAACAGCCGGTGAAATATGACTGGCTCGCCACCCCGTCGATTGTTTCCGGCGAGGCGCTGGCCGAGTACGATGCCGTCTGGGTCGTTCCCGGTAGCCCGTATCGTCATCCGGAAGGCGCGTTTACCGCGATCCGCTATGCCCGTGAAAACGGCATCCCTTTCCTCGGCACCTGCGGCGGCTTTCAGCACGCGGTGATTGAATACGCCCGTAACGTACTCGGCTGGCAGGATGCCGGTCATGCGGAAACCGACAGCGAAGGGCGGATGGTGATCGCTCCCCTCAGCTGTTCGCTGGTGGAGACCTCCGCCGTTGTCGAGCTGCGGGCGAATACGCTGATTGCCCGCGCCTATGGCCGGGAAAGCATTGAAGAGGGCTACCACTGCCGCTACGGCGTGAGCAGCGCGTTTGCCGCGGAGCTGGAACAGGGCGATCTGCGCGTCACCGGCTGGGATGAAGAGGGCGAGATCCGCGCCGTCGAGCTGGTGACGCACCCGTTTTTTGTCGCCACCTTGTTCCAGCATGAACGCCACGCGCTGGACGGGCGTCCCGCGCCGCTGGTGCAGGCGTTTCTTCGCGCCGCGGCACAATAA
- a CDS encoding DUF523 domain-containing protein, with amino-acid sequence MKSKLLVSACLMGFQVRYNGSEKAQLAATLSRWQQAGRLVIHCPELAAGLSTPRLPAEIVGGAGGDVLAGRARIVESDGRDVTGHYQLAAWLALSAAREAGCQAALLTDGSPTCGSQFVYDGSFRGRRKAGAGVAADLLRAHGITVFSDGQIPQLLAWMAQREQDDDSV; translated from the coding sequence ATGAAAAGTAAGCTTTTGGTCAGCGCCTGCCTGATGGGATTCCAGGTGCGGTATAACGGTAGCGAGAAGGCACAGCTGGCGGCGACGCTGTCCCGCTGGCAGCAGGCGGGGCGGCTGGTGATCCACTGCCCGGAGCTGGCGGCCGGTCTGTCCACGCCCCGTCTGCCGGCGGAGATCGTCGGCGGCGCCGGCGGGGATGTCCTTGCCGGGCGGGCGCGGATCGTGGAAAGCGACGGCCGCGACGTCACGGGACATTACCAGCTGGCCGCCTGGCTGGCGCTCAGCGCCGCTCGGGAAGCGGGCTGTCAGGCAGCGTTACTCACCGATGGCAGCCCTACCTGCGGCAGCCAGTTTGTCTATGACGGTTCCTTTCGCGGACGACGCAAAGCGGGAGCCGGGGTCGCGGCCGACCTGCTGCGCGCCCACGGCATCACGGTATTTTCCGACGGGCAAATCCCGCAGTTGCTCGCCTGGATGGCACAGAGGGAGCAAGATGATGATTCAGTGTAA
- a CDS encoding DUF333 domain-containing protein, protein MKKLLAILPLVLAGCTQPQPTAPTKAIGMPNPAAVYCQQSGGTRVPVQTPQGVSTQCQLPGGETLDEWALWRRDHPAKS, encoded by the coding sequence ATGAAAAAGTTACTGGCTATTTTGCCACTGGTATTAGCCGGCTGTACCCAGCCGCAGCCCACTGCGCCGACGAAAGCCATCGGCATGCCCAATCCCGCGGCGGTGTACTGTCAGCAATCCGGCGGTACCCGGGTGCCGGTGCAAACGCCGCAGGGCGTCAGCACTCAGTGCCAACTGCCCGGCGGCGAAACTCTCGACGAGTGGGCGCTGTGGCGCCGGGACCATCCGGCTAAATCGTAA
- a CDS encoding sensor domain-containing diguanylate cyclase translates to MSDFILARVSQTLAAEQSLETLVRQLLEMLEAVTRMESTYLTRIDLNAQRQQVMFAHNSSEMQIPEGFSVPWNESLCKRALEDQCTFCNDVARRWHSCIAAQELGIATFFSIPVRLADGSLFGTLCATSRQQQPYNLEGEQVMGLFAKLISHYVEKDTLVQQLQAANVALELHSSTDELTQLPNRRALFKQLALRFAAARAQQQQVSLIFIDLDGFKAINDRFGHPCGDSFLVQVGERLTAVARREDIVGRLGGDEFLIVGSAQDPAAQQAYVAALRDALCGIYSLGAQRIDYAGASFGVITCDPQNIDVEAALRAADDAMYLDKKSRRQENFIHID, encoded by the coding sequence ATGTCAGATTTTATTCTTGCCCGGGTGTCGCAAACCCTCGCTGCGGAACAGTCCCTGGAAACCCTGGTGCGTCAGCTACTGGAGATGCTGGAGGCGGTGACGCGAATGGAGTCCACCTACCTCACCCGCATCGATCTGAACGCCCAGCGGCAGCAGGTGATGTTCGCCCATAACAGCAGCGAAATGCAGATCCCGGAAGGATTTTCCGTCCCATGGAATGAATCCCTGTGCAAACGCGCCCTTGAGGATCAGTGCACGTTTTGCAATGACGTTGCCCGTCGTTGGCACTCCTGCATCGCCGCCCAGGAGCTGGGGATCGCCACCTTTTTCAGCATTCCCGTCCGCCTGGCCGACGGCTCGCTGTTCGGCACCCTCTGCGCCACCAGCCGGCAACAACAGCCTTATAACCTTGAAGGTGAACAGGTCATGGGCCTGTTCGCGAAGCTCATTTCCCACTACGTGGAAAAAGACACCCTGGTGCAACAGCTGCAGGCGGCTAACGTCGCGCTGGAGCTGCACTCGTCGACCGATGAGCTCACCCAGCTTCCTAATCGCCGCGCGCTGTTTAAGCAGCTGGCGCTACGCTTTGCCGCTGCCCGCGCCCAGCAACAGCAGGTGTCGCTCATTTTTATCGATCTTGACGGTTTCAAAGCCATTAACGATCGGTTCGGCCACCCGTGCGGCGACAGCTTCCTGGTGCAGGTCGGCGAACGGCTCACCGCCGTCGCGCGCCGTGAGGATATCGTTGGCCGCCTTGGCGGGGATGAGTTTTTGATTGTCGGTAGCGCCCAGGATCCCGCGGCGCAGCAGGCGTATGTCGCCGCACTGCGCGATGCGCTGTGCGGTATCTACTCTCTCGGTGCGCAACGGATCGACTATGCCGGAGCCAGTTTCGGGGTCATTACCTGCGACCCGCAGAATATCGATGTGGAAGCGGCCTTGCGCGCTGCCGATGATGCGATGTATCTGGATAAGAAATCCCGCCGTCAGGAGAATTTCATTCATATTGACTAA
- a CDS encoding YoaK family small membrane protein, which translates to MKLGILFPVAIFIIAVVFLGWFFVGGYAAPGGA; encoded by the coding sequence ATGAAATTGGGTATTCTTTTTCCGGTGGCGATCTTTATTATCGCTGTCGTCTTTCTCGGCTGGTTTTTTGTCGGCGGCTATGCGGCGCCGGGTGGGGCATAA
- a CDS encoding DUF2534 family protein, which translates to MILQKLLSNKNCKKYCLSLAVVFAIALAVVGRATFGGVVSEYNMPYSEWTTSMFFLQGAMVTVYSIVFTALFAIPLGFIFLGDERQD; encoded by the coding sequence ATGATTCTGCAAAAACTCCTCAGCAATAAAAACTGCAAAAAATACTGTCTGTCGCTTGCGGTGGTGTTTGCTATCGCGCTGGCGGTGGTGGGGCGGGCGACCTTCGGGGGCGTGGTGAGCGAGTACAATATGCCATACTCGGAGTGGACAACGTCCATGTTCTTCCTGCAGGGGGCGATGGTGACAGTTTACAGCATTGTCTTTACCGCGCTCTTCGCTATTCCTCTTGGGTTTATTTTTCTCGGCGATGAGCGTCAGGATTAA
- the leuE gene encoding leucine efflux protein LeuE, with translation MFAEFGVLNYLTYLVGAIFIILVPGPNTFFVLKTGIAHGVKKGYLAAAGVFIGDAVLMFLAFAGVATLIKTTPVLFNVVRYLGAIYLLWLGGKMLYAVLTQRDGQTDASAEPASAILKRSLTLSLTNPKAILFYVSFFVQFIDVNAKTPGVAFFILALTLEMISFCYMSFLILSGSFVTRYVKTRKKLAKLGNSLIGLVFVGFAARLATLQS, from the coding sequence GTGTTCGCTGAGTTTGGTGTTTTGAATTATTTGACCTACCTGGTCGGGGCGATTTTTATCATCCTCGTTCCTGGTCCTAATACGTTTTTTGTGCTGAAGACGGGCATTGCCCACGGCGTGAAGAAGGGCTATCTGGCGGCGGCGGGCGTTTTTATTGGCGACGCGGTGCTGATGTTTCTGGCCTTTGCCGGCGTGGCGACGCTGATTAAGACCACGCCGGTGCTGTTTAACGTCGTCCGCTACCTCGGGGCGATCTACCTGCTGTGGCTGGGTGGCAAAATGCTTTATGCGGTGCTGACCCAGCGCGACGGCCAGACTGACGCCAGTGCGGAGCCGGCGAGCGCGATCCTCAAGCGCTCCCTGACCCTGAGCCTGACCAATCCGAAAGCGATTCTGTTTTATGTGTCGTTTTTCGTGCAGTTTATCGATGTGAATGCCAAAACCCCCGGGGTGGCGTTCTTTATTCTGGCGCTGACTCTCGAGATGATTAGCTTCTGCTATATGAGCTTTTTGATCCTCTCAGGCTCGTTTGTTACCCGCTACGTCAAAACTCGCAAGAAGCTGGCCAAACTTGGCAACAGCCTGATTGGTCTGGTTTTCGTTGGTTTTGCCGCGCGGCTGGCGACGCTGCAGTCCTGA
- the lpxP gene encoding kdo(2)-lipid IV(A) palmitoleoyltransferase → MACVSHKQLLHPRYWLTWFGLGILWLIVQLPYPLLHFIGTSVGRLSRRFLKRREHIARRNIELCFPEMSPAARETLIDQNFMSLGMGLIETGMAWFWRDERVKKWFDVEGFANLNHALSGGKGVMVVGVHFMSLELGGRAMGLCRPMMATYRPHNSPLMEWVQTRGRLRSNKAMIDRNNLTGLVHALKSGEAVWFAPDQDYGPKGSVFAPFFSVPQAATTNGTYVLSRLSGAKMLSISMVRKLDRQGYSLHISEVMNDYPGEDKQIAAGYINKVIEREILRAPEQYLWVHRRFKTRPLGEPSVY, encoded by the coding sequence ATGGCTTGCGTATCTCATAAACAGCTTTTACATCCACGTTACTGGCTGACCTGGTTTGGGCTCGGCATCCTCTGGCTGATCGTTCAGCTGCCTTATCCGTTGCTGCATTTTATCGGTACCAGTGTTGGACGACTTTCCCGACGCTTTCTCAAACGCCGCGAACATATCGCCCGGCGCAATATTGAACTCTGCTTCCCGGAGATGTCACCTGCGGCGCGCGAGACCTTGATCGATCAGAACTTTATGTCGCTGGGAATGGGGCTTATCGAAACCGGCATGGCCTGGTTCTGGCGCGACGAGCGGGTCAAGAAATGGTTTGATGTTGAGGGCTTTGCCAACCTTAATCATGCGCTTAGCGGTGGCAAGGGGGTGATGGTCGTCGGCGTGCACTTTATGTCGCTGGAGCTGGGCGGACGCGCCATGGGACTGTGCCGCCCAATGATGGCCACCTATCGTCCGCACAACAGTCCGCTGATGGAGTGGGTGCAAACCCGCGGTCGCCTGCGTTCGAACAAAGCGATGATCGATCGCAACAACCTGACCGGCCTGGTACATGCCTTGAAATCAGGTGAAGCGGTATGGTTTGCTCCGGACCAGGATTACGGCCCTAAGGGCAGCGTATTTGCGCCATTTTTCTCCGTCCCACAGGCGGCGACCACCAACGGCACCTACGTCCTTTCCCGTTTATCGGGCGCAAAAATGCTGAGCATCAGCATGGTGCGCAAGCTGGATCGTCAGGGCTACAGCCTGCATATTAGCGAAGTGATGAATGACTATCCGGGTGAGGATAAGCAAATCGCCGCCGGCTACATCAACAAAGTCATTGAGCGCGAAATTTTGCGCGCCCCGGAACAGTATCTGTGGGTGCATCGCCGTTTTAAAACCCGTCCGCTGGGTGAACCCTCCGTCTATTAA
- the fraE gene encoding fructose-asparagine asparaginase, whose translation MNFRALLAIALLTMSSLAFSETRLPHIVILATGGTIAGSAASNTQTTGYKAGAIGVQTLINAVPEMSKIAHVEGEQVANIGSENMTSDIILQLSQRVNALLARDDVDGVVITHGTDTLDETPYFLNLTVKSNKPVVFTAAMRPATAISADGPMNLLEAVTVAADPDARGRGVMVVLNDRIGAARFVTKTNATSLDTFRAPEEGYLGVVVGGKPQFETRVDKIHTLRSVFDVRQLKTLPKVVIIYGYQDDPEYMYDAAIAHHADGIIYAGTGAGSVSVRSAAGIKKAQQAGIVVVRASRTGSGVVPPDDSQPGLVADSLNPAKARILLMTALTQTKDPQLIQQYFHTY comes from the coding sequence ATGAATTTTAGAGCATTACTGGCTATTGCGTTACTGACGATGAGCAGCCTGGCGTTCAGCGAGACGCGCTTACCGCATATCGTTATTTTAGCCACCGGCGGCACTATCGCTGGTTCGGCGGCGAGCAATACCCAAACAACCGGCTATAAAGCCGGAGCGATTGGGGTGCAGACGCTGATTAACGCCGTGCCGGAGATGAGTAAAATCGCTCACGTCGAGGGCGAGCAGGTGGCGAATATCGGCAGTGAAAATATGACCAGCGACATTATTCTGCAGCTCTCGCAGCGGGTGAATGCCCTGTTAGCCCGGGATGATGTCGATGGCGTCGTGATTACCCACGGCACGGACACCCTGGATGAAACTCCGTATTTCCTCAATCTGACGGTGAAAAGCAACAAGCCGGTGGTCTTTACCGCGGCGATGCGTCCGGCGACCGCGATCAGCGCCGATGGGCCGATGAATCTGCTGGAAGCGGTCACGGTCGCCGCCGACCCGGATGCCCGCGGGCGCGGGGTGATGGTGGTGCTTAACGACCGCATCGGCGCGGCGCGCTTTGTCACTAAAACCAATGCCACTTCGCTGGATACCTTCCGTGCGCCAGAGGAGGGTTACCTTGGCGTCGTGGTCGGGGGGAAACCGCAGTTTGAAACGCGAGTGGATAAAATTCACACCCTGCGCTCGGTGTTTGATGTGCGTCAGCTGAAGACCCTGCCGAAGGTGGTGATCATTTATGGCTATCAGGATGATCCGGAGTATATGTACGATGCGGCGATCGCCCATCATGCCGATGGTATTATCTACGCCGGCACCGGGGCGGGGTCGGTGTCGGTACGTAGCGCTGCCGGAATCAAAAAAGCGCAGCAGGCGGGCATCGTGGTGGTGCGCGCCTCCCGCACGGGCAGCGGCGTTGTACCTCCGGATGACAGTCAGCCAGGACTGGTGGCCGATTCACTCAACCCGGCGAAAGCGCGTATTCTGCTGATGACGGCGTTGACGCAAACGAAAGATCCGCAGCTGATCCAACAATATTTCCACACCTATTGA
- a CDS encoding HD-GYP domain-containing protein, with translation MRIALKSALMLTTRVIQIINPELHRHMQRTALIALTLAQRLGLPAERQQTIFCAALLHDIGVLGDKRTIRSLDVIDNIHDPHQHQGAAMLEGLATFQAIVPFIRDHHFSSTHRGSREQHIVYFADAFERLLPTGSHVAAWPTRAVVETFVSLHREIDPPLCDTLCEVAENANFWQHLHPGHIQRLLEIIGPINTRYLDIHGLKDICLLIAKIVDTYSSFTASHSIMVGEIAYQLARWMQLPEPTCLQIQIAGYLHDIGKIYVPLSILEKEGELDDDELNQVREHSYMTGDLLSDYSELGDIINWASNHHEKLDGSGYPLHLDNNHLTLADRIISIADIFTALTEDRPYRKGMAWQEALQIMEADVINGALDSDVFHVLRRHAETLHAIILQTLEHPSRESRS, from the coding sequence ATGCGTATTGCCCTGAAGTCAGCCCTGATGCTGACCACCAGAGTCATTCAGATCATTAACCCTGAACTGCACCGGCATATGCAACGAACAGCCTTAATCGCCCTGACGCTGGCGCAAAGGCTGGGACTGCCCGCCGAGCGGCAGCAAACCATTTTTTGCGCCGCGCTGTTGCACGATATCGGCGTGCTGGGAGATAAACGCACCATTCGTTCGCTGGATGTTATCGACAACATTCACGATCCGCATCAGCATCAGGGGGCGGCAATGCTGGAGGGATTAGCGACCTTCCAGGCCATCGTCCCCTTTATTCGCGATCACCATTTTAGTTCGACCCACCGGGGCTCCCGCGAACAACATATCGTCTATTTCGCCGATGCCTTTGAACGGCTGCTGCCGACCGGGAGTCATGTTGCCGCCTGGCCCACCCGCGCGGTGGTGGAGACGTTCGTCTCTCTGCACCGGGAGATCGATCCGCCGCTCTGCGATACCCTGTGCGAGGTCGCCGAAAATGCGAACTTCTGGCAGCACCTTCATCCCGGCCATATTCAACGGCTGCTGGAGATCATTGGCCCCATCAACACGCGGTATCTGGATATTCACGGTCTGAAAGATATCTGCCTGTTGATTGCCAAAATTGTCGACACCTACAGCAGCTTTACCGCCAGCCACAGCATTATGGTAGGGGAAATCGCCTATCAGCTTGCCCGCTGGATGCAGCTACCAGAGCCGACCTGCCTGCAAATTCAGATTGCCGGCTATCTGCACGACATTGGTAAGATTTATGTCCCTCTTTCTATTCTGGAAAAAGAGGGCGAGCTGGATGATGACGAGCTGAATCAGGTACGCGAGCACAGCTACATGACCGGGGATCTCCTCAGCGACTACAGCGAGCTCGGCGACATTATTAACTGGGCCTCGAATCATCATGAAAAACTGGACGGTAGCGGCTATCCGCTGCATCTCGACAACAATCACCTGACGCTTGCCGACCGCATTATCTCCATCGCCGATATTTTTACCGCCCTGACCGAAGATCGCCCCTATCGTAAAGGGATGGCCTGGCAGGAGGCCTTACAGATTATGGAAGCGGATGTTATAAATGGCGCTCTGGATAGCGATGTCTTCCACGTTTTGCGCCGCCATGCAGAAACGCTACACGCCATCATTCTTCAGACCCTCGAACACCCCAGCCGTGAGAGCCGCTCCTGA